The following nucleotide sequence is from Aneurinibacillus soli.
GTGAACCGGGAACGAAGCTTATGGCGTTTTATCTTGGATTATCAGCGGGGATTATGGCGCTTGTGATTGTGGCAGACTTACTTCCGGCAGCTCTTTCTGGCGGAGAGGCATACGGGATTCTGCTCGGGCTCCTGGTAGGGGTGGTCATGCTGCGGGCACTCCATCATGGCATGGACAGGATGTCGGGAGAGGCACTTGTATCAGCCCGTACTGAACCTACACCTGCGCACTGGCGGCAGGCAGGCTGGATGATGGGAATTGCCCTCGCGTTGCACCACATCCCAGAGGGAATCGCCATTGGAGCTGGATTCGAGGCGCATCATCAAGTTGGTGTGATGCTGGCGTTGTCGATGGCGTTGCATAACATTCCGGAAGGCATTGGACTTGCAGCCCCGTTTCTGCTCGGGCAGCTTCGCCGGCGGATGATCGTGCTGTTCTCGTTTCTTGTCAGTCTATGCATTCCGCTCGGTGCATGGCTTGGCGGCATCTATTTTACGACAAGCCCACAGGCGGTGGCATTCGGTATGGCCTTTGCAGCCGGAGCTATGGGATATCTCGTCTTTTGGGAACTTGGACCGTCCGGAATTCGACTGCATCGTCTGAGTGCGCAGTTTGGCATGCTTAT
It contains:
- a CDS encoding ZIP family metal transporter; this translates as MTELLVISTVTGLTTVAGALTTLFAGEPGTKLMAFYLGLSAGIMALVIVADLLPAALSGGEAYGILLGLLVGVVMLRALHHGMDRMSGEALVSARTEPTPAHWRQAGWMMGIALALHHIPEGIAIGAGFEAHHQVGVMLALSMALHNIPEGIGLAAPFLLGQLRRRMIVLFSFLVSLCIPLGAWLGGIYFTTSPQAVAFGMAFAAGAMGYLVFWELGPSGIRLHRLSAQFGMLISLIAMLILHALPG